One segment of Mycobacteriales bacterium DNA contains the following:
- a CDS encoding DUF6596 domain-containing protein, with the protein MSDTTAVEDVLRDLAPQVLAVLVRRYGGFDTCEDAVQEALLAASVQWPADGVPANPKGWLITVAARRWTELWRNETARRRREESATSLTPDAVPGSAVDDTLTLLMLCCHPSLSETSQVALTLRAVGGLTTPEIARALLVPESTVAQRISRAKRQIKASGAEFRMPAEAERAARMAAVRAVLYLIFNEGYTASSGTQLHRVELSGEAIRLTRQLRDRLPEDGEVAGLLALMLLTDARRRARTDGDGALVPLAEQDRSTWDTQAIAEGVALITATLATAPVGPYQLQAAIAAVHDEASRAVDTDWPQILVLYDLLDTVAPGPMVTLGRIVGVAMVDGPRAGLEQLAAATVDPALAGSHRVDAVRAHLLELAGDRPAARACYERAAQRTLSIPEQRYLQARAQRLGAG; encoded by the coding sequence ATGAGCGATACGACGGCCGTCGAAGACGTGCTGCGGGACCTGGCGCCGCAGGTCCTCGCCGTACTCGTCCGCCGCTACGGCGGTTTCGACACCTGCGAGGACGCGGTGCAGGAGGCCCTGCTCGCGGCGTCGGTGCAATGGCCGGCCGACGGCGTACCCGCCAACCCGAAGGGCTGGCTGATCACGGTCGCCGCCCGGCGGTGGACCGAGCTGTGGCGCAACGAGACGGCCCGGCGGCGCCGGGAGGAGTCCGCGACGTCGTTGACGCCGGACGCGGTGCCGGGGTCGGCGGTGGACGACACGCTCACGCTGCTGATGCTGTGCTGCCACCCGTCGCTCAGCGAAACGTCGCAGGTCGCGCTGACCCTGCGCGCCGTCGGCGGGCTGACCACACCGGAGATCGCCCGCGCGCTGCTCGTCCCGGAGTCCACCGTGGCCCAGCGCATCAGCCGGGCCAAGCGTCAGATCAAGGCGAGCGGTGCGGAGTTCCGGATGCCGGCGGAGGCCGAGCGCGCGGCCCGGATGGCAGCGGTGCGTGCGGTGCTGTACCTGATCTTCAACGAGGGCTACACCGCCAGCTCCGGGACGCAGCTGCACCGGGTCGAGCTCTCGGGCGAGGCGATCCGGCTGACCCGGCAGCTGCGCGACCGGCTGCCCGAGGACGGCGAGGTCGCCGGGCTGCTCGCGCTGATGCTGCTCACCGACGCGCGTCGCCGTGCTCGCACCGACGGCGACGGCGCACTCGTCCCGCTCGCCGAGCAGGACCGCAGCACGTGGGATACGCAGGCCATCGCCGAAGGGGTCGCGCTGATCACCGCCACCCTGGCCACGGCGCCGGTCGGGCCCTACCAACTGCAGGCCGCGATCGCCGCCGTACACGACGAGGCGTCCCGGGCCGTGGACACCGACTGGCCGCAGATCCTCGTGCTCTACGACCTGCTGGACACGGTTGCGCCGGGTCCGATGGTGACGCTGGGCCGGATCGTCGGCGTCGCGATGGTCGACGGTCCGCGGGCCGGGCTCGAGCAACTGGCCGCGGCGACCGTCGATCCGGCGCTCGCCGGCTCCCATCGGGTCGACGCCGTCCGCGCGCACCTGCTCGAGCTCGCCGGAGACCGGCCGGCGGCGCGCGCCTGCTACGAGCGCGCCGCACAGCGCACGCTGAGCATCCCCGAACAGCGCTACCTGCAGGCGCGCGCCCAACGTCTCGGGGCCGGTTAG